A region from the Streptomyces lydicus genome encodes:
- a CDS encoding APC family permease, translating into MPDHPHPSRKLRLWEALALSVGLMGPTLAMGLNGAGVAATVGKAVPLVFLLGLLGVGLVGYGFWRLTQHFHHAGSVYALAGATIGPRAGFFGGFALLGTYLAFLVCTLAATGVFAHAFLHALGMTSTGPWAAVAVVAALGVTLLNSRDTRLTARTLLITEGIGIAAMLVLAVVVIGRTGTGSAPRHQPFDLSVFTPGGASFGAVMTATVFAFLSWAGFEACASLGEETDDPRRNIPRALAGSVLLTGVLYLLMMFVQTIGFGTDGTGVKEFAGAESALVTLSDDYLGTWFSLVIAFTAVASAFAAALSSSAAAARMVSALARDGFGPAQLARTGPVTGAPTRALWLCAALAAALTAVMYGLGTTAFDTYYWYATIGVLCVLVVYAVAGAGVIVFTLSRRGAIPRRELVIPLAGLGYLCFVFYRQSTGQGAPYTYFPWIAAAWCATGLAVVLFAPSLAERIGARLTSELNGGRGPRQEQRPEPPAADSMKVIS; encoded by the coding sequence GTGCCCGATCACCCTCATCCCTCACGCAAACTGCGGCTGTGGGAAGCCCTGGCCCTCTCGGTCGGTCTCATGGGGCCGACACTGGCGATGGGCCTCAACGGGGCCGGCGTCGCGGCCACCGTGGGCAAGGCCGTGCCCCTGGTCTTCCTGCTCGGCCTGCTCGGTGTCGGCCTGGTGGGCTACGGCTTCTGGCGGCTGACCCAGCACTTCCACCACGCCGGCTCCGTCTACGCCCTGGCCGGAGCCACCATCGGGCCCCGCGCCGGCTTCTTCGGCGGGTTCGCGCTGCTCGGCACCTACCTCGCCTTCCTGGTGTGCACGCTCGCCGCGACCGGGGTCTTCGCCCATGCCTTCCTGCATGCGCTGGGCATGACCTCCACCGGCCCATGGGCGGCGGTCGCGGTCGTTGCCGCGCTGGGCGTCACCCTGCTCAACTCACGCGACACCCGCCTCACCGCCCGCACCCTGCTGATCACCGAAGGCATCGGCATCGCGGCCATGCTGGTCCTCGCCGTTGTCGTCATCGGGCGTACCGGCACCGGTTCGGCACCCCGCCACCAGCCCTTCGACCTGTCGGTCTTCACCCCGGGCGGAGCCTCCTTCGGCGCCGTCATGACGGCGACCGTCTTCGCCTTCCTGTCCTGGGCGGGCTTCGAGGCGTGCGCGTCACTGGGCGAGGAGACCGACGACCCCCGGCGCAACATCCCGCGCGCCCTGGCGGGAAGCGTGCTGCTCACCGGCGTTCTGTACCTCCTGATGATGTTCGTCCAGACCATCGGGTTCGGCACCGACGGCACGGGGGTGAAGGAGTTCGCCGGGGCGGAATCGGCACTGGTGACGCTCTCCGACGACTACCTCGGCACCTGGTTCTCGCTCGTCATCGCCTTCACCGCGGTCGCCTCCGCCTTCGCCGCCGCGCTGTCCTCGTCCGCCGCCGCGGCCCGGATGGTCTCGGCGCTGGCCCGGGACGGCTTCGGTCCGGCCCAGCTCGCCCGCACCGGGCCGGTCACCGGCGCCCCCACCAGGGCCCTGTGGCTGTGCGCTGCCCTGGCCGCCGCGCTCACGGCCGTCATGTACGGCCTGGGCACCACCGCCTTCGACACCTACTACTGGTACGCGACCATCGGCGTGCTGTGCGTCCTGGTCGTCTACGCGGTGGCCGGTGCCGGCGTGATCGTCTTCACCCTCTCGCGCCGCGGCGCCATCCCCCGCCGCGAACTGGTCATCCCGCTCGCCGGTCTGGGCTACCTCTGCTTCGTCTTCTACCGGCAGTCCACCGGCCAGGGCGCGCCCTACACCTACTTCCCCTGGATCGCCGCCGCCTGGTGCGCGACAGGACTCGCCGTGGTCCTGTTCGCCCCCTCCCTCGCCGAGCGCATCGGCGCCCGTCTCACCAGTGAACTGAACGGAGGCCGGGGCCCCCGCCAGGAGCAGCGCCCGGAGCCTCCGGCCGCCGACAGCATGAAGGTGATCTCATGA
- a CDS encoding MurR/RpiR family transcriptional regulator, giving the protein MAGRAAEHGNHGKGDTDPEPTAEQDAGSGADSASGATVAERVRRVEGGLSPAERKIARALTANYPAAGLESTSGLASQAGVSAPTVVRFVARLGFDGYRHFQQSLREEVQARHASPLTLAPVIGADSPTSELVEAAQQVSSATLNQTFTALPEQEFEQAVGLICDPVKRIACFGGRFSQLLAEYLDLHLRLLRPGTLLHTAAPGRDAGFRLDLSRRDVCVVFDFRRYQDDTVRLARHAHERGAKVVLFTDPWLSPVAEFADVVLPARVEAPSPFDSIAAPLALVDALVAAVHARLGPAADERMRAAEEEWSGEAGAC; this is encoded by the coding sequence ATGGCTGGTCGGGCCGCCGAACACGGCAACCACGGGAAGGGCGACACGGACCCGGAGCCGACGGCGGAGCAGGATGCCGGCTCGGGGGCGGACTCCGCCTCGGGGGCGACCGTGGCCGAGCGGGTGCGGCGGGTCGAGGGCGGCCTGTCCCCCGCCGAGCGGAAGATCGCCCGGGCGCTGACGGCCAATTACCCGGCGGCGGGGCTGGAGTCCACCTCGGGGCTCGCCTCCCAGGCCGGCGTCAGCGCACCCACCGTGGTGCGGTTCGTCGCCCGGCTCGGCTTCGACGGCTACCGGCACTTCCAGCAGTCGCTGCGCGAGGAGGTGCAGGCGCGTCACGCCTCGCCGCTGACCCTGGCGCCGGTGATCGGCGCGGACTCCCCCACCTCCGAACTGGTCGAGGCGGCGCAGCAGGTGAGCAGTGCGACGCTGAACCAGACGTTCACCGCACTCCCCGAGCAGGAGTTCGAGCAGGCGGTCGGTCTGATCTGTGACCCCGTGAAGCGGATCGCCTGCTTCGGCGGGCGCTTTTCGCAGCTCCTGGCCGAGTACCTGGACCTGCATCTGCGGCTGCTGCGCCCGGGGACCCTCCTGCACACCGCGGCGCCGGGACGCGATGCGGGATTCCGCCTCGACCTGAGCCGACGGGATGTCTGCGTGGTCTTCGACTTCCGCCGCTACCAGGACGACACCGTGCGACTCGCCCGGCACGCGCACGAACGCGGGGCCAAGGTCGTGCTGTTCACCGACCCGTGGCTCTCGCCGGTGGCCGAGTTCGCCGATGTGGTGCTCCCCGCGCGGGTCGAGGCACCGAGCCCGTTCGACAGCATCGCCGCCCCCCTGGCACTCGTCGACGCCCTGGTTGCCGCGGTGCATGCGCGCCTGGGACCGGCGGCCGACGAGCGGATGCGGGCCGCGGAGGAGGAGTGGAGCGGAGAGGCCGGAGCCTGCTGA